In one window of Bos taurus isolate L1 Dominette 01449 registration number 42190680 breed Hereford chromosome 15, ARS-UCD2.0, whole genome shotgun sequence DNA:
- the HPX gene encoding hemopexin precursor (The RefSeq protein has 1 substitution compared to this genomic sequence), with protein sequence MARALRVPVALWLLGLCWSLAKAHPLARAPELGHGVEGGNVAKPDPEVTERCSDGWGFDATTLDEHGNMLFLKGEFVWKGHAWARQLISERWKDAPSPVDAAFRYDRNSVLLIKGDKFWVYPPEKGEEYPKLLQEKFPGIPFPLDAAVECHRGECSHEGVFFFQGNHTWFWDFSTKTIKKRSWPAVGNCSSAIRWLNRYYCFRGNKFLRFDPVTGEVNSTYPRDVRDYFMSCPNRGHAHRNATQHMDKRCSPHLVLSALLSDNHSATYAFSENHYWRLDSSRDGWHSWRIEHLWPQGPSTVDAAFLWDKKLYLIQGTQVYIFLTRAGYTLVKDYPKQLEKEFGSPDGVCLHSVDAAFTCPGSSQLYIMAGQKLWRLDLNLGAQATWTELPWLHTKVDGALCTEKSLGPHSCSANGLGLYLVQGPNLYCYKDVEELSKTKDLPQAQRMNSLLGCAPHQHS encoded by the exons ATGGCTCGGGCATTGAGAGTGCCAGTTGCACTGTGGCTGTTGGGCTTGTGCTGGTCTTTGGCTAAAGCCCACCCTCT GGCTAGAGCTCCTGAGCTTGGGCACGGAGTTGAAGGTGGGAATGTGGCCAAGCCGGATCCAGAAGTGACGG aaCGCTGCTCGGATGGCTGGGGCTTTGATGCTACCACCCTGGATGAGCATGGGAACATGCTGTTTTTAAAAG GGGAGTTTGTGTGGAAGGGTCATGCCTGGGCCCGGCAGTTGATCTCAGAGAGGTGGAAGGATGCCCCCAGTCCCGTGGATGCTGCATTCCGCTATGATCGTAACAGTGTCCTTCTGATCAAG GGGGACAAATTCTGGGTATATCCTCCTGAGAAGGGGGAGGAATATCCAAAGTTGCTCCAAGAGAAGTTTCCTGGAATCCCATTCCCACTGGATGCAGCTGTGGAATGTCACCGCGGAGAATGCTCTCATGAGGGTGTCTTCTTCTTCCAAG GCAACCACACGTGGTTCTGGGACTTCTCTACAAAAACCATAAAGAAACGTTCCTGGCCAGCCGTTGGGAACTGCTCCTCGGCCATACGATGGCTCAACCGCTACTACTGCTTCCGGGGTAACAAATTCCTGCGCTTCGACCCCGTCACGGGAGAAGTGAATTCCACTTATCCTCGGGATGTCCGAGATTACTTTATGTCCTGCCCTAACAGAG GCCATGCACATAGGAATGCAACCCAGCATATGGATAAGCGCTGTAGCCCACATCTAGTCTTGTCTGCATTGCTTTCTGACAACCATAGTGCCACCTACGCTTTCAGTG AGAACCACTACTGGCGTCTGGACAGCAGCCGGGACGGGTGGCACAGCTGGCTCATTGAGCATCTGTGGCCCCAAGGTCCCTCAACAGTGGAtgctgcctttctctgggataaaaAGCTCTACCTCATCCAG GGTACCCAGGTATATATCTTCCTGACAAGGGCAGGCTACACTCTCGTAAAAGATTATCCAAAGCAGCTGGAGAAGGAATTTGGGAGCCCTGATGGGGTCTGCCTTCATTCTGTGGATGCAGCCTTTACCTGTCCTGGATCTTCTCAGCTCTACATCATGGCAG GCCAGAAGCTGTGGAGGCTGGACCTGAACTTAGGAGCTCAAGCCACGTGGACAGAGCTTCCTTGGCTCCATACGAAAGTCGATGGGGCCCTGTGTACAGAGAAGTCTCTGGGCCCCCACTCGTGTTCTGCCAATGGTCTGGGCTTGTACCTCGTCCAAGGCCCCAATCTGTACTGCTACAAAGATGTGGAGGAATTGAGCAAGACCAAGGACCTTCCCCAGGCCCAGAGGATGAACAGCCTCCTGGGCTGCGCTCCCCACCAGCACTCCTGA